From Qipengyuania psychrotolerans:
GCGTCGTAGCGCAGACAATCTACAGTCAGGTCGAGCGGATCGTGATTGGCCGGACCGCCGACACCGGCACTGTCGGCGCTTTTTCGGTCAGCAAGGATGTTTCCAACATCCTGACGCAGGAAATTGCCATGGCGCTTAACCGCGTCACCTTCGTAACTACCGCGCGCAGCGGCGCATTCTCAGAGCAAGGTGAACGCATAAGCAGGTCACTTGGCGGATATGCGATGATGGCTGCTCCGATGGGCCTGGGGCTCGCCGCGGTCGCCGAATTCTTCATCCGCGTCTTTCTCGGGGATCAATGGGGTGCCGCGGTGCCGCTTGTCGCACCCATCGCGGTCGCAACCGCTCTCATGGCAGTGTTCCGCTTAATCGCCTCATCTCTGCAGGCCGGCGGGCACGAGCGCGCTTCCGGGCTAGTGTCACTTGCCGGGTTGGCCGGGATGCTTGCGGCGGTCATTGCGGTAGCTGACGCAGGTGGCTCACCTCTCCGGATCGCGCAAACCGGCCTCGGCGTGAGCATCGCGACCTTGCTGCTGGGTCTGTTCGTGATGGCGTATTATGCGCGCCACAGCATCGTCCAGTTCGTGGTCGCCGTCGTCAGGCCATTCTTTGCCGCAACGATCATGTATTTCGCCGTTCGCGCTCTACCGGGTCTGTCGCCCTCGCCCCTGCTCGAACTGGTCTGGCGTGCGACAGTCGGCGCGGCACTTTATGGCGTAATGCTGTGGGTGTTGTGGTTTGTGTCAGGTCGCCCGAAATCGAGCGAGAGCGAACTGTTTCGTGTGGCGCGAAAATTTGCGCGCCTTGGCTAGTCCATGTGCTTCAGGCCGACCCTGAGATAATCCCAGCCGGTAATCACCGTCAGCATTGCGGCGGCCCACAAGGTGATGAGACCCACGGTATGCGGGACGTTGGCCGCGAGATCGCCGATCATTACCGTCCAGCGCGGCAGGCCCTGACCAAGAATAAGTGATCCCAGCGCCATCAATTGGAACGTGGTTTTCCATTTGGCCAATTTGCTCACCGGGACCGATACTTGAAGCCCGCCCAGGAATTCGCGCAGGCCTGAAACGGCGATTTCCCGGACCAGTATGATAAGTCCGGCAATCACGTGCATATCGCCGACATACGGACCGCGGAGGACGCCCTGCGCAGCGAGTACGAGGATGACCGAAGCCACCATGATCTTGTCCGCAATCGGATCGAGAAAAATGCCCAGCTTCGATACCGCACCGCTTGAACGGGCCAGCATTCCGTCGAAGTAATCGGTAATGCCCATCGCGCAATACAGCACGAATGCAGCAAGATAGCCGGTTTCCCAACCTGGCCACCATAACAGGAAAGCCAGGAGCGGGATCGCGACAATGCGCGAGAGCGTGAGGACGTTGGGCAGGCTCAACATGATAGCATCCCCCTAACCGCAAACTCTCCGCCGCAAAAGCCGCACAATTACCTTGTCCGCGCCTCTGTTGTTCCTCACAAGGGCGCCGAGACGCGAAGTTGCGCGCGGGGGGTCATGCTTACATCTACGCATTTGCTGCGCAGCAGACGGTTTCTACCGCTGTTCATCACTCAGCTTTTCAATGCTTTTAACGACAATCTCTACAAGACCGCCATGGTGCTGTTTGTAGTGTACAGCATTTATAATTCCGAAGAAGCCGAAGGGCAGTTCAGCGCAATCGCTTCGGGACTGTTCATCCTGCCCTTCTTCCTGCTTTCCGCACTTGCCGGGCAACTGGCCGACATGCGCGACAAGGCTGCGATCATCCGCAAGGTGAAGTTTTGCGAGATTATCCTGATGCTGATCGGGGCAAGCGGGCTCTACTTGGCCTGGAAGGGCTATGACCTTCCGCTCAACCTTTTCGGCATCGAGACTACGCTACCGATCGCGTTGATGCTGTTTGCCCTGTTCTTGACCGGCGTCCAGTCGACATTCCTTGGCCCGATCAAATATGCGATCCTGCCGCAACATCTCAGGAAAAACGAAGTCCTGGCTGGCACGGGCCTGGTCGAGGCAGGCACCTATATCGCCATCCTTGCAGGCACCATCCTGGCAGGTTGGATCC
This genomic window contains:
- a CDS encoding oligosaccharide flippase family protein, coding for MSGEAGKPRGVYRGAAVAVGLTWVLRAIGLVSVFILARLLTPSDFGVVGLAMTAVALVETFSYLGMKQALLRMDRLERDYYDTAWTIQIVMFALLALVLFAIAGPAAAFFAEPRVEPVIYALSLRFLMLGLMNIGVVEFERDFAFGRDLKMKGTARIVSFFVTVGLALWLRSYWALVAGMIVQSLLLTILSYTMQPYRPRLSLARRAELLGVSLWIFVGVVAQTIYSQVERIVIGRTADTGTVGAFSVSKDVSNILTQEIAMALNRVTFVTTARSGAFSEQGERISRSLGGYAMMAAPMGLGLAAVAEFFIRVFLGDQWGAAVPLVAPIAVATALMAVFRLIASSLQAGGHERASGLVSLAGLAGMLAAVIAVADAGGSPLRIAQTGLGVSIATLLLGLFVMAYYARHSIVQFVVAVVRPFFAATIMYFAVRALPGLSPSPLLELVWRATVGAALYGVMLWVLWFVSGRPKSSESELFRVARKFARLG
- the pgsA gene encoding CDP-diacylglycerol--glycerol-3-phosphate 3-phosphatidyltransferase, which translates into the protein MLSLPNVLTLSRIVAIPLLAFLLWWPGWETGYLAAFVLYCAMGITDYFDGMLARSSGAVSKLGIFLDPIADKIMVASVILVLAAQGVLRGPYVGDMHVIAGLIILVREIAVSGLREFLGGLQVSVPVSKLAKWKTTFQLMALGSLILGQGLPRWTVMIGDLAANVPHTVGLITLWAAAMLTVITGWDYLRVGLKHMD